In Hemicordylus capensis ecotype Gifberg chromosome 3, rHemCap1.1.pri, whole genome shotgun sequence, one DNA window encodes the following:
- the LOC128349164 gene encoding LOW QUALITY PROTEIN: uncharacterized protein K02A2.6-like (The sequence of the model RefSeq protein was modified relative to this genomic sequence to represent the inferred CDS: inserted 1 base in 1 codon) has translation MEIDSETSYSIISQRDFQKILPAARPRLRALKVSLRDVQGRHIPVLGIGTFHVKFKGRSAQLPLVVVKQGWNNLLGVQWFEPLGIAFTGIHXLETDPIQDICEKYREVFQPGLGTYTGQPIAFNLDPGVQPVRLKPRRVPFALKDKIEEELDRLVAQGVLEPIDSAPWETPIVTVLKAKGDIRICADYKCTINKAIRANAYPVPVVSHLLASLHGGKCFAKLDLAQAYQQLPGTSEAALCQAIVTHKGAFWVNRLQFGVNAAPGIFQALVERILKGINGVLPYFDDVLISAENKRELAGKLGEVLQRFQDAGLRVKKEKCVLHTEEVEFWGFRVTSEGIRPSESKVRAIWGPPRPTSKTELQAFGGLLNFYHAFLPQKAAWAEPLHHLLKKQTVWHWGPRQEEAFKRVKSLLTSEAILTHFDPRKPILLVCDASPVGVGAVLCHDLGNGLEAPIAFYSRSLTKTERNYAQIDREALVIIAGTKKFHDFIYGRKFTIVSDHKPLLGIFVPGKQTPQILSPRMLHWAMFLQAYDFSLIHRPGAAISHADALSRSPIPREEPEEAGHQVLLIEALPSPPVTAGEIARETGRDPMLTRVRGWVQKGWPVKPPSDKFRVFHQKRDELSLERGCLLWGQRVVIPEVLRKRVLQVLHISHPGIVKSKALAQSYFWWPRLDLDFEKWVGSCVDCQASRPEEPQLPHREWDTARGPWSRIHVDFAGPFKGTMFLLAVDAYSKWLEVFPVAGTTSTITIRKLRQLFSTFGLPDVLVTDNASTFTSAQFQDFLDRNAIRHVTSAPFHPATNGQVESLVRTTKEALRRMGPGDLELHLCQFLLTYRVTPLVSGQSPAEVLMRRKPVTVLDKLDPGRMEDRGTNIGVASPKSFVVGQPVYCRNYASGPAWTKGNIMDQTGPVSYRVQTELGQVWRCHAEQLRHRVTNGDGGQESGQVSKPEGDKEQVVDLEESHELEQLTEEQSKAVDSASQEPVAAPATEPSSERVVNTPRQSKRERGPPRYWKDYVAI, from the exons ATGGAGATTGACTCGGAAACGTCTTACTCAATTATCTCACAGAGGGACTTCCAGAAGATTTTGCCTGCTGCCCGTCCCCGTCTACGTGCGCTTAAAGTGTCTTTACGTGACGTGCAGGGGCGCCATATTCCGGTATTGGGAATTGGCACGTTTCATGTAAAATTCAAGGGTCGTTCCGCACAGCTGCCTTTGGTCGTCGTGAAGCAGGGTTGGAATAATTTGTTGGGGGTCCAGTGGTTTGAGCCACTGGGAATTGCCTTTACAGGCATCC GCCTCGAGACTGATCCTATCCAAGACATTTGTGAGAAATATAGGGAAGTGTTCCAGCCAGGATTGGGAACCTATACGGGACAACCTATTGCCTTCAACTTGGATCCAGGGGTACAGCCCGTCAGATTAAAGCCTCGGCGGGTTCCGTTTGCGTTGAAGGACAAAATAGAGGAGGAACTGGACAGATTGGTCGCCCAAGGGGTTTTGGAACCGATTGACTCCGCCCCTTGGGAGACACCGATAGTGACGGTGTTGAAGGCTAAGGGGGACATTCGAATATGTGCAGACTACAAATGTACTATTAATAAGGCGATTCGTGCAAATGCTTATCCAGTTCCAGTCGTAAGTCATTTGTTGGCCTCCTTGCATGGAGGCAAATGTTTTGCTAAACTGGACTTGGCTCAGGCTTATCAGCAATTGCCAGGTACATCTGAGGCAGCGCTATGCCAAGCTATAGTTACTCATAAGGGAGCGTTCTGGGTAAATCGGTTGCAATTTGGGGTGAATGCTGCTCCTGGCATTTTTCAAGCGCTAGTTGAACGCATTTTGAAGGGAATTAATGGGGTGCTGCCATATTTTGATGATGTTCTCATTTCAGCAGAAAATAAGAGGGAACTGGCTGGAAAGTTGGGGGAAGTGTTGCAAAGGTTTCAGGATGCGGGGTTGCGAGTAAAAAAAGAGAAATGTGTTTTGCATACTGAGGAGGTGGAGTTTTGGGGTTTCAGGGTCACTTCTGAGGGGATTAGACCTTCTGAGTCCAAAGTTCGAGCtatttgggggcccccacgcccCACCTCAAAAACGGAACTGCAGGCGTTTGGGGGGTTGCTTAATTTCTATCAcgcatttttaccacagaaaGCAGCATGGGCTGAACCGCTGCATCACTTACTCAAGAAACAAACGGTGTGGCATTGGGGACCCCGTCAGGAGGAGGCGTTTAAAAGGGTAAAAAGTTTACTAACGTCAGAAGCTATCCTGACTCATTTCGACCCTAGGAAACCCATACTGTTAGTATGCGATGCTTCCCCAGTAGGTGTCGGGGCTGTGTTGTGCCATGATTTGGGAAACGGGTTAGAGGCGCCAATTGCTTTTTACTCCAGGTCATTGACCAAGACTGAAAGGAACTATGCACAGATAGACCGGGAAGCGTTGGTGATTATTGCAGGGACAAAGAAGTTCCATGACTTCATCTATGGGCGGAAATTTACCATAGTGTCAGATCATAAACCCCTCCTGGGCATTTTTGTGCCAGGGAAACAGACCCCCCAAATTCTGTCACCCCGAATGTTACACTGGGCGATGTTTTTGCAGGCGTATGATTTTAGTTTGATCCATCGTCCTGGGGCAGCTATCAGTCATGCGGATGCATTATCTAGATCCCCCATCCCTCGTGAGGAACCGGAAGAGGCCGGGCATCAAGTTCTGTTGATAGAGGCACTACCCAGCCCTCCTGTTACGGCGGGGGAGATCgccagagaaacaggcagggaccCGATGTTGACCAGGGTGCGGGGTTGGGTGCAGAAGGGATGGCCGGTCAAGCCCCCATCAGATAAGTTTAGGGTTTTCCATCAAAAAAGGGATGAGCTCTCTTTAGAGCGTGGTTGTTTACTATGGGGTCAGCGAGTTGTGATACCGGag GTTCTAAGGAAGAGAGTCTTGCAGGTTTTACATATTAGCCATCCGGGAATTGTGAAATCTAAGGCACTGGCACAGAGCTATTTTTGGTGGCCCAGGTTGGATTTAGATTTTGAAAAATGGGTAGGGAGTTGTGTGGATTGTCAGGCATCGAGGCCAGAGGAGCCGCAACTGCCACATAGGGAGTGGGATACTGCAAGAGGACCATGgtccaggatccatgtggattttGCAGGCCCATTCAAAGGAACAATGTTTTTGCTGGCTGTTGATGCATATTCTAAATGGCTAGAAGTCTTTCCAGTCGCTGGCACAACTTCTACTATCACCATAAGAAAGTTAAGGCAACTATTTAGTACTTTTGGGTTGCCGGATGTGTTGGTCACGGACAATGCTTCTACATTTACGTCTGCTCAGTTCCAGGATTTTTTGGACAGGAATGCAATCCGGCATGTAACTTCGGCCCCTTTTCATCCAGCGACGAATGGGCAGGTAGAAAGCCTAGTAAGAACTACAAAGGAAGCGCTTAGGCGCATGGGGCCAGGGGATTTAGAACTACATCTGTGCCAATTCCTCCTAACTTATAGGGTTACGCCCTTGGTGTCAGGTCAGTCACCGGCAGAGGTGCTCATGCGGAGAAAGCCAGTCACCGTATTGGATAAATTAGATCCAGGGCGTATGGAAGATAGAGGTACAAACATCGGGGTGGCATCGCCTAAGAGTTTTGTAGTGGGCCAGCCGGTCTACTGCAGGAACTATGCCTCTGGTCCCGCCTGGACTAAGGGTAATATAATGGACCAGACTGGCCCTGTTTCATATAGAGTACAAACAGAACTTGGGCAGGTCTGGAGGTGTCATGCCGAGCAATTGCGGCATCGGGTGACCAATGGAGATGGTGGACAAGAAAGTGGGCAGGTTAGTAAGCCAGAGGGTGACAAAGAACAGGTGGTTGACCTAGAGGAATCACACGAACTAGAGCAACTAACTGAGGAGCAATCCAAGGCTGTTGATTCAGCTAGTCAGGAGCCTGTGGCAGCTCCAGCAACAGAGCCAAGCTCGGAGAGGGTTGTTAACACTCCCCGGCAGTCCAAAAGAGAGCGTGGGCCCCCGAGGTATTGGAAGGATTATGTCGCTATCTAA
- the AP1S2 gene encoding AP-1 complex subunit sigma-2 isoform X3, whose protein sequence is MQFMLLFSRQGKLRLQKWYVPLSDKEKKKITRELVQTVLARKPKMCSFLEWRDLKIVYKRYASLYFCCAIEDQDNELITLEIIHRYVELLDKYFGSVCELDIIFNFEKAYFILDEFLLGGEVQETSKKNVLKAIEQADLLQEKLDSLL, encoded by the exons ATGCAGTTTATGTTGCTTTTCAGTCGTCAGGGGAAGCTGAGACTTCAGAAGTGGTATGTCCCGTTATCTgacaaagaaaagaagaaaattacAAGAGAACTTGTTCAAACGGTCTTAGCCCGTAAACCGAAAATGTGCAGCTTTCTGGAGTGGAGAGATCTGAAGATTGTCTACAAAAG ATATGCAAGCCTCTACTTCTGCTGTGCCATTGAAGATCAGGATAATGAGCTAATAACTCTGGAAATAATTCATCGTTACGTAGAATTACTTGATAAATATTTTGGAAGT GTATGTGAACTTGATATCATCTTTAATTTTGAGAAGGCTTATTTTATTTTGGATGAATTTCTTTTGGGAGGGGAAGTTCAGGAGACCTCAAAGAAAAATGTTCTGAAAGCCAttgaacaggcagatctattaCAGGAG AAGCTAGACTCCCTTCTTTGA
- the AP1S2 gene encoding AP-1 complex subunit sigma-2 isoform X4 has product MQFMLLFSRQGKLRLQKWYVPLSDKEKKKITRELVQTVLARKPKMCSFLEWRDLKIVYKRYASLYFCCAIEDQDNELITLEIIHRYVELLDKYFGSVCELDIIFNFEKAYFILDEFLLGGEVQETSKKNVLKAIEQADLLQEEAETPRSVLEEIGLT; this is encoded by the exons ATGCAGTTTATGTTGCTTTTCAGTCGTCAGGGGAAGCTGAGACTTCAGAAGTGGTATGTCCCGTTATCTgacaaagaaaagaagaaaattacAAGAGAACTTGTTCAAACGGTCTTAGCCCGTAAACCGAAAATGTGCAGCTTTCTGGAGTGGAGAGATCTGAAGATTGTCTACAAAAG ATATGCAAGCCTCTACTTCTGCTGTGCCATTGAAGATCAGGATAATGAGCTAATAACTCTGGAAATAATTCATCGTTACGTAGAATTACTTGATAAATATTTTGGAAGT GTATGTGAACTTGATATCATCTTTAATTTTGAGAAGGCTTATTTTATTTTGGATGAATTTCTTTTGGGAGGGGAAGTTCAGGAGACCTCAAAGAAAAATGTTCTGAAAGCCAttgaacaggcagatctattaCAGGAG
- the AP1S2 gene encoding AP-1 complex subunit sigma-2 isoform X1, with protein sequence MQFMLLFSRQGKLRLQKWYVPLSDKEKKKITRELVQTVLARKPKMCSFLEWRDLKIVYKRYASLYFCCAIEDQDNELITLEIIHRYVELLDKYFGSVCELDIIFNFEKAYFILDEFLLGGEVQETSKKNVLKAIEQADLLQESQNEDWGGLSEDIL encoded by the exons ATGCAGTTTATGTTGCTTTTCAGTCGTCAGGGGAAGCTGAGACTTCAGAAGTGGTATGTCCCGTTATCTgacaaagaaaagaagaaaattacAAGAGAACTTGTTCAAACGGTCTTAGCCCGTAAACCGAAAATGTGCAGCTTTCTGGAGTGGAGAGATCTGAAGATTGTCTACAAAAG ATATGCAAGCCTCTACTTCTGCTGTGCCATTGAAGATCAGGATAATGAGCTAATAACTCTGGAAATAATTCATCGTTACGTAGAATTACTTGATAAATATTTTGGAAGT GTATGTGAACTTGATATCATCTTTAATTTTGAGAAGGCTTATTTTATTTTGGATGAATTTCTTTTGGGAGGGGAAGTTCAGGAGACCTCAAAGAAAAATGTTCTGAAAGCCAttgaacaggcagatctattaCAGGAG
- the AP1S2 gene encoding AP-1 complex subunit sigma-2 isoform X2, whose translation MQFMLLFSRQGKLRLQKWYVPLSDKEKKKITRELVQTVLARKPKMCSFLEWRDLKIVYKRYASLYFCCAIEDQDNELITLEIIHRYVELLDKYFGSVCELDIIFNFEKAYFILDEFLLGGEVQETSKKNVLKAIEQADLLQEPRHEYFNVPVY comes from the exons ATGCAGTTTATGTTGCTTTTCAGTCGTCAGGGGAAGCTGAGACTTCAGAAGTGGTATGTCCCGTTATCTgacaaagaaaagaagaaaattacAAGAGAACTTGTTCAAACGGTCTTAGCCCGTAAACCGAAAATGTGCAGCTTTCTGGAGTGGAGAGATCTGAAGATTGTCTACAAAAG ATATGCAAGCCTCTACTTCTGCTGTGCCATTGAAGATCAGGATAATGAGCTAATAACTCTGGAAATAATTCATCGTTACGTAGAATTACTTGATAAATATTTTGGAAGT GTATGTGAACTTGATATCATCTTTAATTTTGAGAAGGCTTATTTTATTTTGGATGAATTTCTTTTGGGAGGGGAAGTTCAGGAGACCTCAAAGAAAAATGTTCTGAAAGCCAttgaacaggcagatctattaCAGGAG